Genomic segment of Burkholderia pyrrocinia:
TTGAAATCTTTCAACATGATGGGGTAATCGAGTTCTGAAAAATGAGCGTGCGGGCCGCGCTTACTTCGCGCGCACCCAGTCGCAGAATTCCTGCGTGATCAACTGTTCGTAGATCTGTTCGTCGCTGACGTCGAGCGATTCGAGATGCAGGAAGCCGACGTTCGGCATCTCGTCCGCGACTTCCGCGAGGAAGCCGAATTCGCTCGGATCGCCGACGCCGACGAGCGACCAGTACAGCGGGAAGTGCTGCGACTCGGCCAGCAACTGGCGCACGCGCTTGCGGTCGTTCTTCGGGTTCTGGCCGTCGGTGACGAACAGCACCCATGCGGGCAGATGGCCGTTCGCCGGCGCGGATGCGGCCGGCGCGGGCGTTTCGTCCGCGCCGCCGAACAGCCGGCTCAGGAAGCCGCGCTTTTCCTCGCGCTTCGGCGCCGGCTCCGGCGCGCGGAAGAAGAAGTCGACGATGTCGTTCATCACCGGCGCGTACTGCGTGCCGCCCCACTTGTCGATCCGCGCTTCGAGCACGTAGTCGGAGATGTACGAACCGTAGTTGTCCGGCGTCGCGGTCGGCAGGCGGTCGTAGCCTTCGGTGAAGGTCCACGTGTCGACTTCGCCGTTGTCGTCGAACTTCAGTGCAATGCCGAGGATCCGGTCGTGCGTCTCCTGGATCACGCCCGACTGGTAAAGCGGCTTCGCGGAGCCCGAGATGTCGAGCGCCGCGCCGACGCGCACGACGGGCGGCTTCAGGATCTGGCGTTTTTCGAGGACGATCGCGACCTTCGCCGCGCGTTTCTCAAGCGTAATCATGCGGTGTTCCTCAATGGTGCTTCGGAGCGAATCGGGTGATCAGGTCCTGTTCGAGCTGGCGCAGGCGCGGTGCGTCCTGCTCGCGCTGGCGCTTGCCGTCGGCGATGATCTGCGTGATGTCGTCGAACGCGCCGAACAACTGCTGCTGCGCATATTCGAACGTGTCGGTCGAGATCACCGGGCGCTGGCCGAGCTTCGCGACTTCCTGCGCGTTCTGGCGATTCAGGTCGGCCTGCGCGCGGATCGCCTCGTCGGCCGCGTCGTACGTCGCGTTCGCGAGCGCCGCCGCGCGCTTCGTGCTGAGCTGCTCGAGGTAGAGCGCGAACGCGTTGGTCCACGCGGGGATCAGCACGGTCTTGATCGTCATGAATTTCGACGTCAGCGTGCGTTTCTGGTCCTGCTCCATCCGGATCTGCGGCGCGAGCTGCTTCGACATCAGCATCGCGCGGTCGAGGTCGTCGAGCTTGCTCTCGAGCGCGTCGACCTTGCGCTTCACGTCGAGCAGGCGCTGCGCGCCGAACGCGTCGTCCGGCTGCTGCTGGCCGGCCGCGAGATGCGCGCGCAGCGTCGCGAGCGCCGTTTCGCCGTGCGCCTTCGACTGCGCGAGCGCTTGGTGCAGCGCGTAGTTGTCGTTGTACATCCGCTCGAGCTCGTCGATGCCGGCCTTCTGGCGCTGCGCATGGTTTTCCAGCTCGACGACGAGCGTGTCCATCCGCTTGCTCACCGACTCGTACTGCGACAGCAGCTTCTCCTTGGTCGAGCGGAACAGCCGTGTGACCTGCGTGAGCAGCCCGCCCTTGTCGACGCCGCGCGGGTCGAGCCCCTTCGCGGTTGCAATCAGTTCGTTGAGCTTGTCGCCGAACTGGTCGGCATCCGACGCGCGGACGCTGGCGAGAATCTGCTGGGAGAAGGCGGCGATGCGGGTACTTTGGGCCGCGCCGAGTAGGTCGATTTCCACAATGGAGATCGGATGCGCCGCCGGCGCGAATCCGGTTGATGCAATGGCGGGCAGGGAAGGTGAGATCGAAGAGTGATCGTTGACCGTGTCAGGCTTCTTTTCGTCGAATAAGGGTTTCATGTGTTTCTGACACGGTTCCTTTGGTATCGCACGTTGATGTGTGTGAATGGCCGGCACCCACGATTTTCGGACTGCGCGACAACGGTCGCGCGACGATTTGACAATAAGCGTGCTGATTACGCTGCGTCAAGCAAGGTGACCGATCGAAATGTCAGGGTATGTCAGGCCCGCATCGTTCGTTATTCGGAAGGTTTCGTAAAAATAGAATGGTGCCGGGCGAACTGATCCATGCTTTTCCCATGACACTCTCTGACACTGCTGCGACGAAGGTAAATTAACGTAACCATCGAGGCTATCTGCGTACAGGAACGATTCTCTGCGGACGCAAAGGCATGCGGTCGCGCATCATGAACAATTTTTTCAATCTGTTGACGAATTGCGCAATGAAGCGCTTTCGTATCGTCATCCTTATGTGGGCGATTTTATTGAGCCGTATGGCATGGGCTGCGGACACCATGCAGTTTGGGCTTGACCCTGCCTCGATTCCACGGACAGCAAGAAGTTTGATAGCAAGCGTGAGGCCGGTAAGCGAGCCGCCGACGATGATGATTCGCGCGTGAGGTGCATTCACGACGGCACCTCATGAGATTTTTCTGCCGAGGGCCGTAAGCGAACTCGTCGAGAGGAAGAATTCTTTGGATAGGGAACGAACCCGAGCATGGGCTGCGGGACTCGTTCTATCGCGCGACTACGGCTGCGGTCGCCAGGGTGGGGCTCGGGCGTCAGGAAATGCTTGCGCCGAGGGCCGGAAAGACATCGCTGAACAACAACCCGATCAACTGTTGCCCAGCAGGTGTGGACCAGTCTTGTGCGATCTCCGCCATGAGCGTATTGGTAGCAGTGAGCACAACACCTGCGTCATGCATCCGCTGCCGCGAAAACTCTTCGGAAAGATCGCTGGGCGAGCCCGACGCGTCCATCACAGCCTGAACGTTGAAGCCTTCGAGCGCAGCATCGATCGACGGGAAGATCAGGCAGACATCGGTGGTAACACCCGCCATGATCAGGTTCTTCCGCCCGGTGGCGAGCACGGCATCGCGGAAGTCCGGGTAGGCCCAGGCATTCACCACGCCGGGGCGCTTGATCCGGGCCGCGTGCTCCTGCGGCAGGATTTGGGCGATCTCCGGAAGAATCGGACCTTGGGCATGGTCTTCCTGGCTCGACGTAATGACGACGGGCAGGTTCAGGATCTTCGCCATCTTGGCCAGCGCGATCGACTGCTTGACTGCCAGTTCGTGATCGATATTCTTGATCAGCTTCATCGTGCCAACCTGATGGTCGATGAGCAGCAAGGCGCTATTTTCGGCCGTGAATCGTTCAACCTTCATTAAGACTCCTTCATTTTTGATAGGGCATAAACCCTGGAAGTTTGGGCAGCTCTCACAGGCTTCCCAGATCGCCACGGTGATACGCAGCGGTTGCGGCGTTCAGGCTCTCCTGGCTCGCGAAAGCCATGGGGCCATTCGAAAGAACGGGTTGATGCAACGGGCGGCCGATGAAAACCGCGACCTTGGCTCCGCCGGGTTTTCCGACGAGCTTGAATGTCGTCGCTTCGCTCGCAGCAGGAAGGATTGGAACCCCGAGGTTGTCCAGTCCGAAGGTCTGTCCATCCAGTTCCGCATTGCCAAAGATCGGCATGACGAAGGCCTGATGCCCTGCGGGCAACGGAACGTCCAGCGCCACGCCAGCGTCAAGCGAAATATCCAGCAATGTGACGTCGGTCGGCGGCACCAGCGGGGAGTGCACGTCCCCGAAGTTGCCCAGGGGAACGCGAATCCGCACGCCAGGTTGCTGCGCCACCGGCACATCTCGAGCCGGCAGGGTCAGTGCGAATGGTGCGGCTTCCTGACGCTCTCGAGGTAGATTCACGAAAATCTGCAGAAGGTGGGTTGTACTACCCAAAACGGCAGGGTTCTCTTCATGGACCACACCACGCCCGGCTGCCGTCCAATGCAGGCCGCCTGGCTCGATCAGCACGCTGTTGCCCAACGAATCGCGGTTGGCAATACCCGTCTCCGAATCAAGGAACAGATAGGTGACCGCGGAAAAGCCAGCGTGTGGATGCGGCGGAAACGTTGGTTCGCTCATCCACGCATGGTCGACCCCCATGAAGGGATCAAGTAGCGCCTGATCTGCGCCGTGGAGGCGGTATGCCCGGAAATGGCTTCCGCGATTCGCGCGTTGCATGCGGGCGGTGGTGGTCATGATTGGCTCCTCAGGCTGCTTCGGCAGCCAGCGTGGGATAGTCGATGTATCCCTTGGCGGTGGGCGGTGCAAAGAACGTATCGCGGTCAGGCGAGTTGAGGGCGGCGCCTTGGCGGAAGCGTTCCGGCAGGTCCGGGTTGGCAAGGAACGCGCTGCCGAATACCGTGGCATCGGCCTGGCCTGCGTCGAGCACGGCTTCGGCACTCTCCTGCGTCAAGCCGCTCCCGATCAGGTAGGCGCCATCGAACAGGGGGCGCAGCAGCGCGTGGTAGTCGACCTTCGTCCCGAACAGGGCGACATGCAGATAGGCCAGGCCCAGTCCGCGAAGTTTGTCGACGAGATAGGTGTAGGTTTCCTGCGGCGCTGCATCCGTGATGCTGTTGTAGTTCATCTCCGGAGAAATCTTGATGCCGACACGGTCCGCCCCGGCTTCGGCGACCATCGCGTCCAGCACCTCGAGCACGAAGCGGGCTCGGCCCTCGACCGAACCACCGTATTGATCGTGGCGCTGGTTGCTTCCCGACGACAGGAATTGTTCGGGCAGGTAACCAGATGCACCATGCAGTTCGACACCGTCGAAGCCAGCGTCGATTGCGCGGCGGGTGGCTTGGCGATACTGATCAATGACGCCGGCGATCTCACTCAGGCCCAATGCGCGGGGTGTGACGAAGTCGACCTGGCCGGCGGGCGTCCAAGCCTGGCCTTCGGGTTTGATGGCAGACGGGGCGACTGGCGTGGCGCCATCGAGCAACGAAGGATGCGAGACCCGACCGCAATGCATCAACTGCATGAAGATGCGCCCGCCACGAGCGTGAACCGCCTCGGTCACCTTCTTCCACGCGGCGACCTGGGCGTCGGTCTCGATGCCCGGCGTATGCACGTAGCCCTTGCCCATGGCGGACGGAAACACGCCTTCCGAGATGATGAGACCGGCGCTGGCGCGCTGCGCGTAGTACGTGACGGTCATGTCGCTGGGAACACCATCGTCGCCAGCGCGGGACCGGGTCATCGGGGCCATCACAAGGCGGTTCGGCGCGACATAGCGGCCAATGCGAACAGGGGTGAGAAGCTTGCTCATGTTTTTTCCTTGAACGTAGTAGGTGCGCAAACGTGGGTCCCAAGACCCTCCTGCCTGCCGTCTATCCCGACACGGTGAGGCGATGTACGTATTCTGGATTGCTTTTCCTGAGGGATAAAGATGGTAAATTGGCGATCATTGATCCATAAATGGCGCAATAAGCATGGAACTGTTGAATGACATGGCCTTGTTTGTCGAGGTGGCCCATATACGCAGTTTTCGTGGCGCGGCGGAGGTCACGGGCATACCGAACTCGACCATCTCGAGGCGTATCAATGCCTTGGAGAAGGCGATCGGCCTGCGGCTTTTGCATCGAACCACGCGAAAAGTGGAGTTGACGGAGGCCGGCCAGCTTTACTAAGAGCGCTGCAAGCGGATCGTCGACGAGGCGAAGATCGCTCATGAACAGTTGGGCGAAATGCTTGCGCAGCCGAGCGGCACCTTGCGGGCATCGCTGCCAGTCGACTTTGCGACGATCTACATGGCGCCCCTGATCGCCGAGTTCGCGAGCCGATATCCGGGAATTACCTTTGACTTCGACCTAACCCCGCGGCGCGTGGACCTAGTCACCGAGCCATTCGACGTTGCGATTCGTATGGGCGAGCCGACGGAGTCAAATCTCATTGCGCGCCTGTTGGCTCGATTGTCAGTGCAGGTCTATGCCTCACCGCGCTATCTCGAACTTTCTGGCGAACCG
This window contains:
- a CDS encoding VWA domain-containing protein, translated to MITLEKRAAKVAIVLEKRQILKPPVVRVGAALDISGSAKPLYQSGVIQETHDRILGIALKFDDNGEVDTWTFTEGYDRLPTATPDNYGSYISDYVLEARIDKWGGTQYAPVMNDIVDFFFRAPEPAPKREEKRGFLSRLFGGADETPAPAASAPANGHLPAWVLFVTDGQNPKNDRKRVRQLLAESQHFPLYWSLVGVGDPSEFGFLAEVADEMPNVGFLHLESLDVSDEQIYEQLITQEFCDWVRAK
- a CDS encoding toxic anion resistance protein, with amino-acid sequence MKPLFDEKKPDTVNDHSSISPSLPAIASTGFAPAAHPISIVEIDLLGAAQSTRIAAFSQQILASVRASDADQFGDKLNELIATAKGLDPRGVDKGGLLTQVTRLFRSTKEKLLSQYESVSKRMDTLVVELENHAQRQKAGIDELERMYNDNYALHQALAQSKAHGETALATLRAHLAAGQQQPDDAFGAQRLLDVKRKVDALESKLDDLDRAMLMSKQLAPQIRMEQDQKRTLTSKFMTIKTVLIPAWTNAFALYLEQLSTKRAAALANATYDAADEAIRAQADLNRQNAQEVAKLGQRPVISTDTFEYAQQQLFGAFDDITQIIADGKRQREQDAPRLRQLEQDLITRFAPKHH
- a CDS encoding isochorismatase family protein yields the protein MKVERFTAENSALLLIDHQVGTMKLIKNIDHELAVKQSIALAKMAKILNLPVVITSSQEDHAQGPILPEIAQILPQEHAARIKRPGVVNAWAYPDFRDAVLATGRKNLIMAGVTTDVCLIFPSIDAALEGFNVQAVMDASGSPSDLSEEFSRQRMHDAGVVLTATNTLMAEIAQDWSTPAGQQLIGLLFSDVFPALGASIS
- a CDS encoding pirin family protein codes for the protein MTTTARMQRANRGSHFRAYRLHGADQALLDPFMGVDHAWMSEPTFPPHPHAGFSAVTYLFLDSETGIANRDSLGNSVLIEPGGLHWTAAGRGVVHEENPAVLGSTTHLLQIFVNLPRERQEAAPFALTLPARDVPVAQQPGVRIRVPLGNFGDVHSPLVPPTDVTLLDISLDAGVALDVPLPAGHQAFVMPIFGNAELDGQTFGLDNLGVPILPAASEATTFKLVGKPGGAKVAVFIGRPLHQPVLSNGPMAFASQESLNAATAAYHRGDLGSL
- a CDS encoding alkene reductase — encoded protein: MSKLLTPVRIGRYVAPNRLVMAPMTRSRAGDDGVPSDMTVTYYAQRASAGLIISEGVFPSAMGKGYVHTPGIETDAQVAAWKKVTEAVHARGGRIFMQLMHCGRVSHPSLLDGATPVAPSAIKPEGQAWTPAGQVDFVTPRALGLSEIAGVIDQYRQATRRAIDAGFDGVELHGASGYLPEQFLSSGSNQRHDQYGGSVEGRARFVLEVLDAMVAEAGADRVGIKISPEMNYNSITDAAPQETYTYLVDKLRGLGLAYLHVALFGTKVDYHALLRPLFDGAYLIGSGLTQESAEAVLDAGQADATVFGSAFLANPDLPERFRQGAALNSPDRDTFFAPPTAKGYIDYPTLAAEAA